The genomic DNA aacagtGCAGGGAGGAGGTGGGGGTGATCGGGGCTCTGGTGGGCTCTCTGGCCAGGCAGCCCAGGCAGAATGTGAGGATGGGAAGACCGCTGGAGATCCTGCAGGAGGAGGCACAGCTGCTGCTGCAGACGGGAAGAGCCACTGCTACAGTACACACACCGGTATGACTGTCTTCAACTTTGTGGTGTCTATCTTTAAACCTGCACAGCACcacatcatttattatttttgttaatatgtTGTTGATGCTGCTCAGCTCCAGGGATATGGGTTTGATACTCACCTATAATTACTATCTCTGTAGAGTTTGCCACGATCCTCCTGTGTCCAGATACTTTGGTTTCATTTCACCTTCCAAACCATACCAGTAAACGTTTTGGCTACTAAATTGTCTCTAGGTGTTACTAAGTGAAGGGAGAGTGAATCCCTGTGATGGTTTAGggcagggttttttaaactttgtttcaagcgaacacaaacaatgcatcgtACTGTCTGTAGAGGCtgctcccactgtggtttacaagatgtaacataaagcctccacaagggggcgatcACGTAtaagttttttaaattattattattataaaaaaaaaatttccggCTCACGACCCACCTAAGGGTCACGACCCAACTTACACCCAGTGTTTACAGCATAGGACTCACAACAGTTCTGTTCAGCCAAAGGGTCGTACTGGGGAACTCATAAGCGTATCAtaaaaagtaaaacactaaTTAAAAGGGTAGAAATACAGCCTGAGAATGggaccaatccattgcagggtacTACACATAGGTATTTACACATAGGTGTATTCAAGTGCTAAATCAGATCACACACTTGCATGTTTTAGGACTCTAAAGATATGTGGCAACAACTTTAACTGCCACCCTATCATGACCCCTGTTTAAATACTTGTTTATGGTAGTTGCTACAGATACAGTAGAGAGGAATCGATCAAGACTAAATATACGGGTTAGCTTTAGTTTATGAGCTGAGTCAGGTGTGTtaacataaaaatgtttttaataagcAGCTCATGAAGTAAACTATAAAACTACTAAATGATTTACCCAGACTCAACTATTTATCATCCAGCTCAGAATTAACTTCAGCAAAATATTGGTGACTTCCTCAATGCGAAACtggtcacagtacatgttttaccaccaacaATTACATCTTCTTAGGAGAACTAAGACAAGTGTGGTGTTTGTGgaatagaaaatacaagtatgtCTAGTTTCACATGTGAGCACTTTGGCTCAAGTGTGAATCTTATTTTGCACAGGTGTCTGAAAGTAAAGAAAGTCATTCGAAAGCTGTTGAGATGTACCAGGCCATTTCTGAGCGCAGCTATAAGGAGCAGTGTGCTCTCGCTCTTCAGGACAAGAAAGCTGTACTGCACAGAGTGATGCAGGAGAAACAGAAGGGTGAGTGAGAATCTACAGTGTTTTCCACTGATTTAAAATATACTACACTTAAAAAAgaactacactgtactgtacttttttgtttttattttctttcaacTGCTACTGTATTTAAGGTCGCTACAACAGATGGTTGGCATACCAggcttggcacagtttttatgcaggattcccttcctgacacaacccttctactgtatatttatcCAGGGGACTGGCACTGGATATTATCTTGGGACTGGCActtagagcgcactgacaagtggcTAGGTCCCCCTACCTCTGGAGTGACCTCTatttgatcttttcagctataacatatCAGCAACCTTTCTCAGAAgggcttctcacaggactttgatgcatgtctgtgggaatttgtgcccattcagttgaaagagtatttgtatggctgggcactgatgttggtcaagaaactCTCGAatgatgttctagttcattccaaagctgtttactggggctgaggtcagggctatgtgcaggccactggagttcagtcatgctggaacagtaaaggGTCTTTCCTAAACTGGTGTTGCAAGCATAGTTAGAAgcatatattttatgtaaaaatgtacatataatTTGTACAAATTCCTTTAAATAACTGATTTATACGTCCCAAATATTGATTTATATGATTTGAATGCcataaccacactgtactgtactataagCTTATTTTTCCAGAACAGATCATtgataaatgtgtctgtgtgtgtgtaaaagttgcATTTAGGTTCTAATGAAACAGATACTGTTCTCTGTATTTTGTTACAAAGATCACTCAAGTAACGAGGAGCAGGCCGTAAGAGAGCGTCTTGAATCTCTGGAGAAAAACTTCTCATTTCCGCGCTCTGCCATGCTGGTCCAGCTCTGCACAGCCCGTGCTGGTTACAGTCACTGCCCTGAGGAACGGGAGTTCTTGGCTGCTGATGGGTCGATGCCTAAAGACGAACGTTTGCAGACGAGATTCCTTGTTTACAGGGATCTGAGACGGAAGGGCTTCTACCTGACCTCTGCAGGGAAATTTGGAGGAGACTATCTGGTGTATCCAGGTGAGATGATAATGGAAAGGTTTTAG from Trichomycterus rosablanca isolate fTriRos1 chromosome 11, fTriRos1.hap1, whole genome shotgun sequence includes the following:
- the tsen34 gene encoding tRNA-splicing endonuclease subunit Sen34, whose amino-acid sequence is MDVSDQQQTTQPDTQPNLNKEDDKSSECMDTMSKPARQTVNIDLCGSTPLLWKVSDIKQCREEVGVIGALVGSLARQPRQNVRMGRPLEILQEEAQLLLQTGRATATVHTPVSESKESHSKAVEMYQAISERSYKEQCALALQDKKAVLHRVMQEKQKDHSSNEEQAVRERLESLEKNFSFPRSAMLVQLCTARAGYSHCPEEREFLAADGSMPKDERLQTRFLVYRDLRRKGFYLTSAGKFGGDYLVYPGDPLRYHAHFIALCLSMDEQSPLYDILTIARLGSNVKKTVLLCSPHEPGDSGEDSQVVYSSLQWSGMM